In Acinetobacter piscicola, a single window of DNA contains:
- the cas1f gene encoding type I-F CRISPR-associated endonuclease Cas1f, protein MEQLNPSDLKAILHSKRANLYYLEHCRVMQKDGRVLYLTEGKNENQYWNIPIANTTVIMLGTGTSITQAAMRMLASAGVLVGFTGGGGTPLFMGCEIEWMTPQSEYRPTEYMQGWIQFWFDDAKRLEVAKQFQLARIEFIRKIWGKDRDLKEYGFHVDDLDINQALDGFAKKIPQQTKVGDLLLAEAATTKQLYKIAATRTGLKDFNRNPEQGDLSNDFLNHGNYLAYGLAATTLWVLGIPHGFAVMHGKTRRGALVFDVADLIKDAVVLPYAFICAKEKMTEQEFRAQILQKFTEHKCLDFMFDNVKAQACKNHDVDGDA, encoded by the coding sequence ATGGAACAACTTAACCCTTCAGACCTAAAAGCCATTCTACATTCTAAACGTGCGAATTTATATTATCTTGAGCATTGCCGCGTGATGCAAAAAGATGGTCGCGTTTTATATCTGACCGAAGGCAAAAATGAAAATCAATATTGGAATATCCCGATCGCCAATACCACGGTCATTATGCTCGGCACAGGGACATCTATTACTCAAGCGGCGATGCGTATGCTCGCCAGTGCAGGCGTATTGGTTGGCTTTACAGGTGGCGGTGGAACCCCCTTATTTATGGGCTGTGAAATTGAGTGGATGACCCCGCAAAGTGAATATCGCCCGACTGAATATATGCAGGGGTGGATACAATTTTGGTTTGATGATGCCAAACGTTTAGAAGTCGCCAAACAGTTTCAATTGGCTCGTATCGAATTTATTAGAAAAATTTGGGGCAAAGACCGAGACTTAAAAGAGTATGGTTTTCATGTGGATGATCTAGATATCAACCAAGCCTTAGACGGCTTTGCCAAGAAAATTCCACAACAAACTAAGGTTGGGGATTTACTGCTTGCTGAGGCAGCAACGACTAAACAACTTTATAAAATTGCAGCCACACGAACAGGTTTAAAGGATTTTAACCGTAATCCTGAACAAGGGGATTTATCCAATGACTTTTTAAATCACGGCAATTATTTGGCTTATGGCTTAGCAGCAACCACACTTTGGGTGTTGGGCATTCCACATGGTTTTGCGGTCATGCATGGTAAAACCCGCCGTGGCGCTTTAGTGTTTGATGTGGCAGATTTAATTAAAGATGCTGTGGTTTTACCCTACGCTTTTATTTGCGCCAAAGAGAAGATGACTGAACAAGAGTTCAGAGCTCAAATTTTGCAGAAATTTACCGAGCATAAATGCCTCGACTTTATGTTTGATAATGTCAAAGCGCAAGCTTGCAAAAATCATGATGTAGATGGAGATGCATGA
- the cas3f gene encoding type I-F CRISPR-associated helicase Cas3f codes for MIVTFISQCEKKAIPRTRRVLDAFADRIGDNTWQTVITEDGLIAVKKLLRKTVTKSTAVSCHWIRGRRRSELLWIVGNRNKFNAEGIVPVNTTQKKLDQNKWENDWHYLPLIKALVAISALLHDWGKASVLFQEKLQPKSKNAKKGDPLRHEWISCLLLNALVQSSGNTTTDEAWLKRLIEKNWHEDDLKQTVLTGLDQTKALDQLPPFAQLVAWLIVSHHRLPDLKEEERRKDYASTKRETLSAMLKSIKADWGYQNKFDDEYQQRVLKCFEFEQGLLSQSVNWTKQIKKWSARLLQETQHHAIIFEDGSWRVILHHARLCLMLGDHYYSSCDADTNWKTTVGLRANTDPKTKELKQYLDEHLVHVSKNAMKVAQSLSRLADDMEPAYDIVKLKKKSPDGFEWQDQAVKGIQNFIQKHEDAQKQGWFIVNMASTGKGKTIANAKIMQALSPNADSLRYILALGLRTLTLQTGDSYRNDIGLQNDELAVLIGSKAVQELHQKNKAKTDENEINVEEIGSESLETLLDNELDYDVLPQADFMNVLFPQNQAEKNKAFLYKPVLACTIDHIISATETKRGGKYILPSLRLSSSDLVIDEVDDFNGQDLIAIARLVHLTGMLGRKVMISSATIPPALAEGFFNAYQQGWQLYCAFKKIKNTQAVAMWVDEFKTQMTMVEDVEYIKEYQQDHKKFVHIRAEQLQQQIIKHKAYIVDCSDLVVAKEQAKLDESIQQQYFERIKKHAEKLHLAHHTIDQKTGKKVSFGVIRVANIPPCVALTRFLLNAEWSENIVPRVMAYHSRQVMLLRSEQERHLDQALKRKEKQGEQPQVFLDTGNDGVIRQHLDRTDAEHVIFILVATPVEEVGRDHDFDWAIVEPSSYRSIIQLAGRVLRHRKISQDITQPNIALMQYNLKGLRGAQVAFEKPGFEINNNKFKLSTKNLSELLDDDVSLGINAIPRIQAKQPLQATEKLADLEHAVLADSLTSYQKTGAKPLNAWLTQTWFLTALPQRFAPFRQSSPNIQLFAMWQDHKLTFCIKDDFGKYINRNGFYQITHLELSECEKSRLWLDRNYNDILRRMAVDSLQENEDIETKMEVLSKRYGEIMLPEYDENKALLYSDQFGLIIKN; via the coding sequence ATGATTGTGACCTTCATTAGTCAATGCGAAAAGAAAGCCATTCCACGTACTCGCCGTGTCTTGGATGCTTTTGCAGATCGGATTGGGGATAACACGTGGCAAACCGTGATTACCGAAGATGGTCTAATAGCGGTGAAGAAGTTACTGCGTAAAACTGTGACTAAAAGTACCGCGGTGAGTTGCCACTGGATTCGAGGACGACGTAGAAGTGAGTTGCTGTGGATTGTGGGGAATAGGAATAAGTTTAATGCTGAGGGAATTGTGCCTGTAAATACAACACAGAAAAAGTTAGATCAAAATAAATGGGAAAATGATTGGCACTATTTACCTTTAATCAAAGCATTAGTGGCAATTTCTGCATTATTACATGATTGGGGAAAAGCTTCTGTTTTATTTCAAGAAAAACTACAACCAAAAAGTAAAAATGCCAAGAAAGGTGATCCTTTAAGACATGAATGGATTTCTTGTCTTTTACTTAATGCCCTAGTGCAATCATCAGGAAATACAACAACGGATGAAGCATGGTTAAAACGACTGATTGAGAAAAATTGGCATGAAGATGATTTAAAACAAACGGTTTTAACAGGTTTAGATCAAACGAAAGCTTTAGATCAGTTACCACCTTTTGCACAATTAGTCGCTTGGCTGATTGTTTCTCATCATCGTTTGCCTGATTTAAAAGAAGAAGAACGTCGTAAAGATTATGCCAGTACAAAACGAGAAACATTATCTGCAATGTTGAAAAGTATTAAAGCAGATTGGGGCTATCAAAATAAATTTGATGATGAATATCAACAGCGCGTTTTAAAATGTTTTGAATTTGAGCAGGGTTTATTAAGCCAATCGGTCAATTGGACGAAGCAAATTAAAAAATGGTCAGCACGTTTATTACAAGAAACTCAGCATCATGCCATTATTTTTGAAGATGGCAGTTGGCGTGTCATTTTGCATCATGCACGTTTGTGTTTAATGTTAGGCGATCATTATTATTCGTCTTGTGATGCTGATACAAATTGGAAAACTACAGTAGGTTTGAGAGCCAATACTGATCCTAAAACAAAAGAATTAAAGCAATATTTAGACGAGCATTTAGTACATGTCAGTAAAAATGCCATGAAAGTGGCACAATCGTTAAGTCGTTTAGCTGATGATATGGAACCTGCTTATGATATTGTTAAACTTAAAAAGAAAAGTCCTGATGGCTTTGAGTGGCAAGATCAAGCGGTTAAAGGGATTCAAAATTTTATTCAAAAACATGAAGATGCCCAAAAACAAGGCTGGTTTATTGTCAATATGGCAAGTACAGGCAAGGGAAAAACCATTGCCAATGCCAAAATTATGCAGGCATTGTCGCCAAATGCAGATTCATTACGTTATATTTTAGCTTTAGGATTAAGAACTTTAACCTTACAAACAGGGGATTCTTATCGCAATGATATTGGTTTGCAAAATGATGAACTTGCGGTATTGATTGGCTCGAAAGCTGTTCAAGAATTACATCAAAAAAATAAAGCCAAAACAGATGAAAATGAAATTAATGTAGAAGAAATAGGCTCAGAATCACTCGAAACATTATTAGACAATGAGCTTGATTATGATGTGCTGCCGCAAGCAGATTTTATGAATGTTTTATTTCCACAAAATCAGGCGGAAAAAAATAAAGCATTTTTATATAAACCTGTTTTAGCCTGTACGATTGATCATATTATTTCTGCGACAGAAACCAAACGTGGCGGAAAATATATTTTACCGAGTTTGCGCTTATCTTCCTCTGACTTAGTGATTGATGAAGTTGATGATTTTAATGGACAAGATTTAATTGCGATTGCGCGTTTAGTGCATTTAACAGGTATGTTAGGTCGTAAAGTGATGATTTCATCAGCAACGATTCCACCTGCACTGGCTGAAGGATTTTTTAATGCCTATCAACAAGGTTGGCAACTCTATTGTGCCTTCAAGAAAATTAAAAATACGCAAGCGGTAGCAATGTGGGTAGATGAATTTAAGACCCAAATGACGATGGTTGAAGATGTTGAATATATAAAGGAATATCAACAAGACCATAAAAAATTTGTACATATTCGCGCAGAACAATTGCAACAACAAATTATTAAACATAAAGCCTATATTGTTGATTGTTCAGATTTAGTGGTAGCTAAAGAACAAGCGAAACTAGATGAAAGCATACAACAGCAGTATTTTGAACGGATTAAAAAACATGCTGAAAAATTACATTTAGCACACCATACAATTGATCAAAAAACTGGCAAAAAAGTGTCTTTTGGTGTGATTCGTGTTGCAAATATTCCGCCATGTGTGGCATTAACTCGATTTTTACTCAATGCCGAATGGTCTGAGAATATTGTACCTCGTGTAATGGCATATCATAGCCGACAAGTGATGTTATTACGCAGTGAACAAGAACGGCATTTAGACCAAGCGTTGAAACGTAAAGAAAAACAAGGCGAACAACCACAAGTATTTTTAGACACAGGCAATGATGGCGTTATTCGTCAGCATTTAGATCGTACTGATGCTGAGCATGTGATTTTTATTTTGGTGGCAACCCCTGTGGAAGAAGTGGGGCGAGATCACGATTTTGATTGGGCAATTGTAGAGCCTTCTTCTTATCGTTCCATTATTCAATTGGCAGGACGTGTTTTACGTCATCGTAAAATCAGTCAGGATATTACTCAGCCAAATATTGCGTTAATGCAATATAACTTAAAGGGTTTGCGAGGTGCACAGGTTGCTTTTGAGAAACCTGGTTTTGAAATTAATAACAATAAATTTAAATTAAGCACCAAAAACTTATCAGAACTTTTAGATGATGATGTGAGTTTAGGCATTAATGCGATTCCACGTATTCAAGCCAAGCAACCGTTACAAGCCACGGAAAAATTAGCAGATTTGGAACATGCGGTTTTAGCAGACAGTTTGACAAGCTACCAAAAGACAGGTGCAAAACCTTTAAATGCTTGGCTCACGCAAACATGGTTTTTAACTGCTTTACCGCAAAGATTTGCACCATTTAGACAAAGCTCACCCAACATTCAGCTCTTTGCAATGTGGCAAGACCATAAGCTTACGTTTTGCATAAAAGATGATTTTGGCAAGTATATTAACCGCAATGGTTTTTATCAGATCACGCATTTAGAGCTGAGTGAATGTGAAAAATCACGTTTATGGTTAGATCGAAATTACAACGACATTTTACGTCGTATGGCGGTTGATTCTTTGCAAGAAAATGAGGATATTGAAACAAAGATGGAAGTATTATCAAAACGCTATGGGGAAATCATGTTGCCTGAATATGATGAAAATAAGGCGTTGTTATATTCAGATCAATTTGGATTAATTATAAAAAATTAA
- the csy1 gene encoding type I-F CRISPR-associated protein Csy1 codes for MTASIHTFLNERKELWLKDRLKKAKDDAEIAELQQQADDKFHLKEWLPDAAKRVVQLSMVSHPSKFSHPSAKTSSIIAPVSSSKDGYLRTGNVDYPLDVFGNAAAMDVYKFLCLSLSNELSVLDGFEQDDQNLKNLIQQASLDFEMLKTNFLMIKQNDTTSKTDHLIKQVYFPIAQDEYHLLSILTPSGLITQLKQKIDLMRFSEQTKLAKENRKKNEHDAEGYADIFDLTVTAYGGTQPQNVSVLNSQNAGRAYLLSSCPPTLEKRAIRLPKTDFFTQCLYRKNYQESFVQLHKFMQLDINNNAIRTAIRNIIGFVIDQILLQGFKIRETYPEAWSDQDYYVGLPKLQRIWLDQQYQNERENDAEWRDEMSQNIARWILRSYEKVIADSYTLGTGELLDVQQQVENSLQKAKEFF; via the coding sequence ATGACAGCAAGTATTCATACTTTTTTAAATGAACGCAAAGAGCTTTGGTTAAAAGACCGTTTAAAAAAAGCAAAAGATGATGCCGAAATTGCAGAGTTACAGCAGCAAGCAGACGATAAATTTCATTTAAAAGAATGGTTACCTGATGCAGCAAAACGTGTAGTACAGCTTTCGATGGTGAGCCATCCAAGTAAATTTAGTCATCCAAGTGCAAAGACTTCAAGCATTATTGCACCTGTATCTTCTAGTAAAGATGGTTACTTACGCACAGGCAACGTGGACTATCCATTAGATGTATTTGGTAATGCGGCTGCAATGGACGTGTATAAATTTTTATGTTTGTCATTAAGCAATGAACTTTCTGTTTTAGATGGTTTTGAGCAAGATGATCAAAATTTAAAAAATTTGATTCAACAAGCTTCGTTAGATTTTGAAATGTTGAAAACTAATTTTTTAATGATTAAACAAAATGATACGACAAGTAAAACGGATCATTTGATTAAACAGGTTTATTTTCCTATTGCACAAGATGAATATCATTTACTGTCAATTTTGACACCATCAGGATTAATCACCCAATTAAAGCAAAAAATTGATCTGATGCGTTTTTCTGAGCAAACTAAACTTGCCAAAGAGAATCGCAAGAAAAATGAGCATGATGCAGAAGGTTATGCTGATATTTTTGATTTAACAGTCACAGCTTATGGCGGGACACAGCCACAAAATGTCAGTGTATTAAATAGCCAAAATGCAGGACGAGCGTATCTTTTATCAAGTTGCCCACCAACGTTAGAAAAACGTGCAATCCGACTGCCTAAAACAGATTTTTTTACACAGTGTTTATATCGCAAAAATTATCAGGAAAGTTTTGTTCAACTCCATAAATTCATGCAGTTAGATATTAATAATAATGCTATTCGTACAGCAATACGCAATATCATTGGGTTTGTGATTGATCAAATTTTATTACAGGGATTTAAAATTCGTGAGACTTATCCTGAGGCTTGGTCAGATCAAGATTATTATGTAGGTTTGCCTAAATTACAGCGAATTTGGCTGGATCAACAGTATCAGAATGAACGAGAAAACGATGCTGAATGGCGCGATGAGATGAGCCAAAATATTGCCCGTTGGATTTTACGCAGTTATGAAAAAGTGATTGCTGATTCTTATACTCTAGGAACGGGAGAATTATTAGATGTACAACAACAGGTAGAAAATTCATTGCAAAAAGCTAAGGAGTTCTTTTAA
- the csy2 gene encoding type I-F CRISPR-associated protein Csy2, which translates to MRQFLLIPHLKIHNANAMSSPYTIGFPAMTAWLGAVHALQRKLHSKNTDVELTKIAVSCHDFNLQTYKGRGDFVHSIVGTANPLDKDGNRPAFIEEARCHLDVSLLIECENIDPDEKEEFLQLVQQLVTSMKFASGDVLSVKSCKILNFDDEEDQAKQLRPILNQLMLGHVLIERRDLVLQGMNEGSDALDAVLDYLKVTHSSTLDEDEKVTWTSKRKAQGWLVPIAVGFQGISELGQAKNQRDANTPHRFAESVLTLGEFVMPYRIESIDQLLWQYHFDLENNLYLCQNLTTQSI; encoded by the coding sequence ATGCGTCAATTTTTATTGATTCCACATTTAAAAATTCATAATGCCAATGCAATGAGCAGTCCATACACCATTGGTTTTCCTGCAATGACGGCTTGGTTAGGCGCTGTACATGCATTACAACGCAAACTACACAGCAAAAATACTGATGTTGAACTGACAAAAATTGCGGTGAGTTGTCATGATTTTAATTTACAAACTTATAAGGGGCGAGGTGATTTCGTCCATTCGATTGTAGGAACAGCGAACCCTTTGGATAAAGATGGCAATCGGCCTGCTTTTATTGAAGAAGCACGTTGTCATTTAGACGTATCTTTGCTGATCGAATGTGAAAACATTGATCCTGATGAAAAAGAAGAATTTTTACAGCTTGTACAGCAATTGGTTACAAGCATGAAGTTTGCCAGTGGTGATGTGTTATCGGTGAAGTCTTGTAAGATTTTAAATTTTGACGATGAAGAAGATCAAGCGAAACAACTTCGTCCGATTTTAAATCAATTAATGTTAGGACATGTGCTGATTGAGCGCCGTGATTTAGTCTTACAAGGCATGAATGAAGGCTCAGATGCTTTAGATGCGGTGTTGGATTATCTGAAAGTGACACATAGTTCAACGCTAGATGAAGATGAAAAAGTGACATGGACATCAAAACGTAAAGCGCAAGGTTGGCTTGTACCAATTGCGGTTGGTTTTCAAGGAATTTCTGAACTTGGACAAGCTAAAAACCAACGCGATGCCAATACACCACACCGATTTGCTGAAAGCGTGCTGACTTTAGGCGAATTTGTTATGCCGTATCGGATTGAAAGTATTGATCAACTATTATGGCAATATCATTTCGATTTAGAAAATAATTTATACCTTTGCCAAAACTTAACAACACAATCTATTTAA
- the csy3 gene encoding type I-F CRISPR-associated protein Csy3 → MAKNEKAVASVLAFEKKLVPSDGYFYGTTWENRQEQTALKLIEKSVRGTISNRLKPAVASDPLKLNAEVEKANLQKVDACALAEYQDTLKVAFTLKVLGGIEQPSACNNEAFLNSYKEVAKNYIQTHGFAELAKRYALNIANARFLWRNRVGAEKIEVVVTVNDQESVTFNAFDYKLHDFDSVDAKVQNLADQIAQALKGELPYLLIKIEAYALVGKAQEVYPSEELVLDKGKGDKSKILYQVNGVAAMHSQKVGNALRTIDTWYPEFEEQKSAIAIEPYGAVTNLGKAYRTPKAKQDFFSLFDKYALGESLESAEQEHYVMAVLVRGGVFGQSGKDA, encoded by the coding sequence ATGGCTAAAAATGAAAAAGCGGTTGCTAGCGTACTTGCATTTGAAAAAAAACTTGTGCCGTCAGATGGTTATTTTTATGGTACAACTTGGGAAAATCGCCAAGAACAAACAGCTTTAAAACTGATTGAAAAGTCGGTACGTGGGACAATTTCAAACCGTTTAAAACCTGCGGTTGCAAGTGATCCATTAAAACTGAACGCTGAAGTTGAAAAAGCCAATTTACAAAAAGTAGATGCATGTGCTTTAGCAGAGTATCAAGATACATTAAAAGTGGCTTTTACTTTAAAAGTGTTAGGGGGTATCGAACAGCCATCCGCATGTAATAATGAGGCATTTCTAAATTCATATAAAGAAGTCGCTAAAAACTATATTCAAACTCATGGATTCGCTGAACTCGCTAAACGCTATGCGCTAAATATTGCGAATGCACGTTTTTTATGGCGTAACCGTGTAGGTGCAGAAAAAATTGAAGTGGTTGTGACGGTGAATGACCAAGAATCAGTAACATTCAACGCCTTTGATTATAAATTACATGATTTTGATAGCGTTGATGCCAAAGTGCAAAATTTAGCAGATCAAATTGCACAGGCGTTAAAAGGAGAATTACCTTATTTGCTGATTAAAATCGAAGCCTATGCTTTGGTTGGTAAAGCCCAAGAAGTATATCCAAGTGAAGAGCTAGTTTTAGATAAAGGTAAGGGTGATAAGAGCAAAATTCTTTATCAAGTGAATGGCGTTGCTGCGATGCATTCACAAAAAGTGGGGAATGCTTTACGTACTATTGATACATGGTATCCAGAATTTGAGGAGCAAAAATCAGCTATTGCAATTGAGCCTTATGGCGCAGTGACTAATTTAGGAAAGGCTTATCGTACACCGAAAGCTAAACAAGATTTCTTTAGTTTATTTGATAAATATGCATTAGGTGAATCTTTAGAAAGTGCAGAACAAGAACATTATGTAATGGCTGTACTTGTACGTGGTGGTGTGTTTGGTCAAAGTGGAAAGGACGCTTAA
- the cas6f gene encoding type I-F CRISPR-associated endoribonuclease Cas6/Csy4 yields the protein MKFYQEITLIDQAEISTYFIWSKIYTQLHIALAEIKDESDKVSIGVSFPQYIFEEKVDNQKAKINLGKKLRLFAESEADLKQLDIRRWLERLEDYVHITSIREVPQDIKGYAIYKRKQVKSNAQRLARHRVKRGDIGFDEALARYSNVVTTTALPYIEMKSLSNSTSSDEKRFKLFIEKQPATKSETQVFSTYGLSSVSSVPEF from the coding sequence ATGAAGTTTTATCAGGAAATTACCCTGATTGATCAAGCTGAAATCTCAACCTATTTTATTTGGTCAAAAATATATACGCAATTGCATATCGCATTGGCTGAAATAAAAGATGAATCAGATAAGGTGAGCATTGGTGTTTCTTTTCCTCAATATATTTTTGAGGAAAAAGTAGATAATCAAAAAGCTAAGATCAATTTAGGAAAAAAGCTTCGTTTATTTGCTGAATCTGAAGCCGATTTAAAGCAATTAGATATTCGACGTTGGCTTGAGCGCTTAGAGGATTATGTGCATATCACTTCTATTCGTGAAGTGCCTCAAGACATCAAAGGCTATGCCATTTATAAACGCAAACAAGTGAAAAGCAATGCGCAACGTTTAGCTCGTCATCGTGTAAAACGTGGTGATATTGGTTTTGATGAAGCATTAGCACGATATAGCAATGTGGTGACAACAACTGCATTACCATATATAGAGATGAAAAGCTTAAGCAACTCAACTTCTAGTGATGAAAAACGTTTTAAATTGTTTATTGAAAAGCAACCTGCGACAAAATCTGAAACTCAGGTTTTTAGCACTTATGGACTAAGTTCGGTATCATCTGTACCCGAATTTTAA
- a CDS encoding SMR family transporter, with protein MTPLLKAYLLLALAIVAEVIGSTFIVKSAGFTKLVPSLAVFVLYSIAFYLLSQVVKVIPLGISYAIWAGVGIVLTAFLGFIVFKQSLDLAAMIGIALIISGVIVINLFSTTAGH; from the coding sequence ATGACTCCTTTACTAAAAGCTTATCTCTTATTGGCTTTAGCGATTGTAGCGGAGGTCATTGGTTCGACATTTATTGTGAAATCAGCAGGGTTTACTAAATTGGTGCCCTCATTGGCAGTATTCGTATTATACAGCATAGCTTTTTACTTGCTCTCACAAGTGGTGAAAGTCATTCCATTGGGAATTAGCTATGCGATTTGGGCTGGAGTGGGGATTGTACTGACGGCATTTTTAGGCTTTATTGTGTTTAAACAAAGCCTTGATCTTGCAGCGATGATAGGCATTGCTTTGATTATTTCTGGTGTGATTGTGATTAATTTATTTTCAACAACGGCGGGACACTAA